Sequence from the candidate division WOR-3 bacterium genome:
AGCCGGCACTGACGCACCAGACGGCGAACAATGGAGCGAGGGTCAGAGCCGGTCTGAAATTCGTAAGTTTCAGGGAAGAGATAACCTTCAGCCGAATTGAAGGGAATGTCAAGGGAACGAAGCAGGACGGTGTCGGTGCAGGCGGCAAGAAAACTGTCTGCCGGGCAGATACCATTCTGGGCGAGGAGTTGGGCAATCTTGCTTGATGTGTAGCCTTCGGGAATGGTTACCATTAAGAGGGCAGGGACATCACGAGCCAATGTTTTTAATACGAGTTGAGGGTCGGTGTTGGGAGCAAAACGATACCGTCCGGGCTGGATGCGGGTTTCATAGTTGTTCAGCCAGGCGAGGAAGCGAAAGATGAGAACCGAGTTGATAACCTGCTGTTGCCGCAGACTTTCGGCAATGGCGGTGATGGACATCCCGGGTGTGATAGTAATTTCCTTTTTGGGACCGGTGAAGGCGGGAGGAAGCGTTTCGGTGCAGGTTATTACAAGAAGGATGAGCAGGAGATAAAAAGATGGTGTCGGGAACTTAAATTTACGGCGCATCGTTTACCTTTCGGTTTGATGACCGGTCTGCGCAAGGTAGTTTTCAAGAATAATCGTGGCGGCAATCCGGTCAATAGGAGATGTTGTCTGCCGGCGCCGGGTGGCAGGGGAGCGAAAACGCCGACCCGTTACTTCGGTATAGATTTCCTGCGCGCGATTGGTGGAGAAGCGTTCGTCAAACAGTTCCACCGGCAGGGAAAGGTCTTTACTCAATCTATGGGCAAACTGGCGGATTTTCTCTGAGCGGGTACTGGGTTTACCGGAAAGGCTTAAGGGCAAACCGATGACAATGCGTCCCACATTATTATCAGCGCAGATGCGCTGAAGCGCGCTGATAAGTTGTTCTGGGCTTTTGTGGGAGATGGTTGTCAGGCTCTGGGCGATTGTGCGGGTTTCGTCGGAAATCGCCACGCCGGTGCGGCGTTCACCGAGGTCCAGACAGAGAATACGGAACATTCTATAAAATTTTATAAATGTTATAAGTTGATGTCCAGTGGCGGACTGAGTTGACTTTGAAGGGGTGCTGGATATAGTTTTGCCGATGAGTGGTAATGAGTTTCAACCTTCAACGCCGATAGGTTATGAAGTTCGGATGCAAAAACTTTCCCAGTTGCGGGAAAAGGGTATTTTGCCTTATGCTTACCGGTTTGAGCGAACTCACCTTGCCGCTGAGGTGCTGGAAAATTTTGAGACGCTTCAGGGTAAAGTGGTGAGTGTTGCCGGTCGGCTCTTAACCCGGCGCCGGCACGGTAAAACGCAGTTTGGTCATATCCAGGACCGGAGTGGCAAACTGCAGATTTACCTGCGGCAGGATACACTGGGGCAGGAGGTTTATGAGCAACTGGAACTTCTTGACATCGGGGATGTGCTCGGGCTGCGGGGCGAGGTTTTCAAGACCAAAACCGGTGAAGTGACGGTTCATGTTCAGGAGTGGCAACTGCTTGCCAAGTCACTGCAGCCATTGCCGGAGAAGTTTCATGGGTTACGCGATGTTGAGATACGCTATCGGCAACGGTATCTCGACCTTTTAGTGAACCAGGATTCACGCCGGGTGTTTGAAATCCGGGCAAAGATAATCCACCTTATCCGGCAGTTTCTTGACGAACGGGGCTTCATTGAAGTAGAGACGCCGGTTTTACAGCCAATCTACGGTGGTGCGGCGGCAAGGCCATTTCAAACTTATTACAATGTGCTGGAACAGGAGATGTTTTTAAGAATCTCGGATGAGTTGTATCTGAAACGGTTGGTCGTCGGCGGTTTGGAGCGGGTGTACGAAATCGGCAAGGATTTTCGAAATGAGGGACTGGACCGGTTTCACAATCCGGAATTTACCCAGATGGAACTTTATCAGGCGTACGCCGACTATTACGATATGATGGCACTGGTCGAAGAGCTTTTTAAGTTTTTGGCGCAGGAGTTGTACGGCAGGACCGAGATTGAGTTTGGCGGGCACAAAATTGACTTTGGTAAACCTTGGCGCCGGTTGCGGTTTGTTGAGGCGCTGCAGGAGAAGATTGATGCCAATCCGCTAGAGTTGAGTGATGGGCTATTGACAAAGGTGGCGGCGCGTTTTGGAATTGAAGTTAAACCCGGGACATCACGGGCAAAGTTACTTGATAAGTTGTTCAGTGAGTTGATTCAGGACAGTATTATTGAGCCCACTTTTGTGATGGACCATCCCAAGGAGACAACACCGCTGGCAAAGCCGCATCGGGATGATGGGCGATTGGTGGAGCGGTTTGAACCGGTGGTGTGTGGCATGGAGGTCGGTAACGCCTTCAGTGAATTGAACGACCCGCTGGAACAGCGGCAGCGATTTGAGGAGGCGGTACAGAGGAATGAGGAGTTCGCGACCGTTGACGACGACTACTGTCGTGCCCTCGAATATGGAATGCCGCCGACCGGCGGTTTGGGGATTGGCATTGACCGGCTGGTGATGCTTTTTACCAACCAGGATTCAATTCGCGATGTGATTCTCTTTCCGCAGTTGAAGAAGGAAAAATAACTGATGGGTCAGGACAGTCCGCTTTCGGAAAGTTCTTTCAGACGCCGGCTGGCGTTTGAGTTTTTCATTGCCCGGCGTTATCTAAAAGGACGGGGAAAGAGGTTTTTTTCTGGCAACGCAACAATAGCGATGGGCGGAGTTTTTGTTGGCGTGGCGGCGATTATCATCGTGCTTTCGGTCCAAAATGGGTTTCATAAGGAGTTGCGGGACAGGATTCTTGGTTCATCACCCCATATCGTGGTTTCTCAGTACGGGTACAAACCGATTGATTACACCGGACCGGGCGATACGATAGTAGAGAAAATCAGAAGTGTGCCCGGAGTAACCGAGGTAGCACCGTTTCTCTATTCAAAAATTTTAATGAAGGCGGGTCCGCTCGTCGAAGGTGGTGTGGTGCGCGGGGTAGAACCGGAACTGGAAGGCAGGTTGACCGATATCGCCCAAAGCGTTGTTGAGGGTTCATTTTCATTTGACTCTTCCGGTGTTGTCATCGGTGTGGAACTGGCAAGGTCATTGGGGGTGTTTGTCGGTGACCGGATCGTACTTGCCTCGCCGTTTTCCGGTACGGGTACGCCTCTGGGTTATCTGCCCCGGACAAAGTCGTTCCGGGTCAACGGTGTTTTCGATGCCGGGATGTATGAGTACAACGCCAGTTTCGTGTTTGTTGATTTAGGTGACCTGCAGGAGTTTTTAGGGCTGCCCGGTAAGGTAAACGGTTATGAAGTACGGGTGGTTGATGTTGACAATGCGGGACGGGTAGCGCGGCGGATTGCAATGAAACTGGATATGCCGTTTCGAGCAATTGACTGGATAACGCAGAACAAAAATCTTTTTACCGCGCTGCGACTGGAAAAAACAGTAACCTTTATTGTGCTGGTGCTTATTGTACTGGTGGCGGCATTTAACATCATCGGGATGCTGACGATGATGGTCATCAGAAAAACCCGGGAGATTGGGATTTTGAAGACGATTGGCACCAAATCACCCAGTATCACCCGGATATTTATGCTTGTGGGTGCGTTAATTGGCGTGATTGGAACCGGATTGGGAGCGGTGTTCGGGTTTGTTGTGTCCTGGCTTTTGAACCGTTACCGTTTTGTTAATTTACCGGGCGATGTGTATTTTATTAAAAATCTACCGGTGCAGATGCAGTGGCAGGATTTTGTTGTCGTCTGTTTGTCGGCGCTGGTTATAACATTTGCTGCCACCATTTATCCTGCTTACCGGGCAGCAAAGCTGCAACCGGTGGAGGCGATCCGTTATGAATGAGCCGGTGTTGATTGCGGAAGGGCTGTGGCGCAGTTTTAAGACCGGGCCCGAAAAACTGGATGTACTGAAAGGCGTCCAATTTGAAGTGCACCGGGGTGAACTGGTGGCGATTGTTGGTCCATCCGGGTCCGGTAAATCAACACTTTTGCACATTCTCGGCGGGCTGGACCGGCCCGATAAAGGCAGGGTTATCCTTGATTCCATTGATATTTTCAAGTATCCTGAATCAAGGTTGCCGGAGTTACGCAACCAGAAGGTCGGTTTTGTGTTTCAGTTTCATCACCTTTTGGCTGAGTTTACCGTGCTGGAAAATGTTGCGATGCCTTTGCTCATTGCCGGTGTTGAACGACAAGCAGCGTTGACCAAAGCAGAACAGGTGCTGGAGGAGGTGGGTTTTACCACACGATTACAGCATCGTCCGGGCGAACTTTCGGGCGGGGAACGGGCGCTGGTTGCGGTGGCGCGGGCGCTGGCAAATACGCCGGCGGTGGTGTTTGCTGATGAACCGACCGGAAATCTGGACACGAGGTCGGCGACGGCTCTGATGGATTTACTCGTGAAGTTAACCGAGGAGAAAGGGAGAACGATTCTGGTTGTTACCCATAATGAGACACTGGCGGCTCGGGCGCGAAGAAGATTAAGGTTATGTGATGGGAGGCTGAAAGATGAAACTTTGTGACATCTGCGGGAAGAAAGAGGCGACGCTGGTGGTGCGACAGCTTGATAAGGATGGTAAGGCAACCGATTTGAATGTTTGCGCCGAATGTGCTAAGAAAAGAGGCTTGACCGGAGTTGAGGAGTCTCCGCCCGAAAGCGGTGCAGTTATTACCGAATTAAAATCGAAGGTGGATGACAGTGATGCCAAGGTTGTCTGTATGCGTTGCGGGATGAGTTTTGCTGAATTTAAAAGGGTAGGAAAACTGGGGTGCGCTGATTGTTATCAGACGTTTGCCGAGAAGTTGCGACCGATAATCCGGCGCTTGCACGGTTCAGTACAGCATATCGGCAAAACGGCAAATCAGGGAAGGAAACGTGCCCAGGAACGTCTTGA
This genomic interval carries:
- the mltG gene encoding endolytic transglycosylase MltG, giving the protein MRRKFKFPTPSFYLLLILLVITCTETLPPAFTGPKKEITITPGMSITAIAESLRQQQVINSVLIFRFLAWLNNYETRIQPGRYRFAPNTDPQLVLKTLARDVPALLMVTIPEGYTSSKIAQLLAQNGICPADSFLAACTDTVLLRSLDIPFNSAEGYLFPETYEFQTGSDPRSIVRRLVRQCRLVLTDLKKQARVNLKEPQVIILASIVEKEAKIPEEFPIIAGVFYNRLRRNLPLQSCATVEFTLPKPKERLSLDDLKTPSPYNTYLHKGLPPGPICNPGKLALKAALAPAQHNYLFFVSRGDGTHIFSKTPQEHESAVRKVNR
- the ruvX gene encoding Holliday junction resolvase RuvX gives rise to the protein MFRILCLDLGERRTGVAISDETRTIAQSLTTISHKSPEQLISALQRICADNNVGRIVIGLPLSLSGKPSTRSEKIRQFAHRLSKDLSLPVELFDERFSTNRAQEIYTEVTGRRFRSPATRRRQTTSPIDRIAATIILENYLAQTGHQTER
- the lysS gene encoding lysine--tRNA ligase, which encodes MSGNEFQPSTPIGYEVRMQKLSQLREKGILPYAYRFERTHLAAEVLENFETLQGKVVSVAGRLLTRRRHGKTQFGHIQDRSGKLQIYLRQDTLGQEVYEQLELLDIGDVLGLRGEVFKTKTGEVTVHVQEWQLLAKSLQPLPEKFHGLRDVEIRYRQRYLDLLVNQDSRRVFEIRAKIIHLIRQFLDERGFIEVETPVLQPIYGGAAARPFQTYYNVLEQEMFLRISDELYLKRLVVGGLERVYEIGKDFRNEGLDRFHNPEFTQMELYQAYADYYDMMALVEELFKFLAQELYGRTEIEFGGHKIDFGKPWRRLRFVEALQEKIDANPLELSDGLLTKVAARFGIEVKPGTSRAKLLDKLFSELIQDSIIEPTFVMDHPKETTPLAKPHRDDGRLVERFEPVVCGMEVGNAFSELNDPLEQRQRFEEAVQRNEEFATVDDDYCRALEYGMPPTGGLGIGIDRLVMLFTNQDSIRDVILFPQLKKEK
- a CDS encoding lipoprotein-releasing ABC transporter permease subunit; this encodes MGQDSPLSESSFRRRLAFEFFIARRYLKGRGKRFFSGNATIAMGGVFVGVAAIIIVLSVQNGFHKELRDRILGSSPHIVVSQYGYKPIDYTGPGDTIVEKIRSVPGVTEVAPFLYSKILMKAGPLVEGGVVRGVEPELEGRLTDIAQSVVEGSFSFDSSGVVIGVELARSLGVFVGDRIVLASPFSGTGTPLGYLPRTKSFRVNGVFDAGMYEYNASFVFVDLGDLQEFLGLPGKVNGYEVRVVDVDNAGRVARRIAMKLDMPFRAIDWITQNKNLFTALRLEKTVTFIVLVLIVLVAAFNIIGMLTMMVIRKTREIGILKTIGTKSPSITRIFMLVGALIGVIGTGLGAVFGFVVSWLLNRYRFVNLPGDVYFIKNLPVQMQWQDFVVVCLSALVITFAATIYPAYRAAKLQPVEAIRYE
- a CDS encoding ABC transporter ATP-binding protein, with the protein product MNEPVLIAEGLWRSFKTGPEKLDVLKGVQFEVHRGELVAIVGPSGSGKSTLLHILGGLDRPDKGRVILDSIDIFKYPESRLPELRNQKVGFVFQFHHLLAEFTVLENVAMPLLIAGVERQAALTKAEQVLEEVGFTTRLQHRPGELSGGERALVAVARALANTPAVVFADEPTGNLDTRSATALMDLLVKLTEEKGRTILVVTHNETLAARARRRLRLCDGRLKDETL